The Fortiea contorta PCC 7126 genome has a segment encoding these proteins:
- a CDS encoding helix-turn-helix transcriptional regulator: MGKAGEALKQVLATYNISQNKLAVTMGIRRWDVGRWVHGLNDPTGETIVEITKALKGLNPDASVEFVKLYLGDIVQGKKTEWLINAAMNKVSILQPNQSYTFRSYFEMAFEPEDILAEFGYSLKRLSLNLQKSDAELDRLTNLKSRIEESLPYISLTSEAARRELLIAPILLDIVHYTRAQLRIEYPLNVTEKLKGSLDYYLHTDRKLLVIEAKNADLARGFTQLAVELIAIDAWTDSQEPILQGAVSTGDIWQFGILNREDKQITQDLNLYRVPADIEDLVRILVAILSGTGR, translated from the coding sequence ATGGGAAAGGCAGGCGAAGCACTCAAACAGGTTTTAGCAACCTACAATATCAGCCAGAACAAACTGGCAGTTACAATGGGTATCCGACGATGGGATGTTGGGCGTTGGGTACATGGGCTAAATGACCCCACTGGTGAGACAATAGTTGAGATTACTAAAGCGCTGAAGGGACTTAACCCAGATGCATCTGTCGAATTTGTCAAGCTTTATCTGGGAGATATAGTTCAGGGTAAGAAGACAGAATGGTTGATTAATGCAGCTATGAACAAAGTTTCCATTCTCCAACCAAATCAGTCGTACACTTTTAGAAGCTATTTCGAGATGGCGTTTGAGCCGGAGGATATACTAGCTGAATTTGGCTATTCTTTAAAACGTTTATCTCTCAATCTGCAAAAATCAGATGCTGAACTAGACAGACTGACGAATCTCAAATCCAGAATTGAGGAGAGTTTGCCATATATCAGTTTAACTAGCGAAGCAGCCCGCAGAGAGTTACTAATTGCTCCTATTTTATTAGATATTGTTCACTACACCCGCGCCCAATTAAGAATTGAATATCCTTTAAATGTTACAGAAAAATTAAAAGGTTCCCTCGATTATTATCTCCACACAGACCGTAAACTCTTAGTTATAGAAGCTAAAAATGCTGATTTAGCAAGAGGCTTTACCCAACTTGCTGTAGAACTAATTGCTATTGATGCCTGGACTGATTCTCAAGAGCCAATTTTACAGGGGGCTGTCTCCACAGGCGATATTTGGCAATTTGGGATACTGAATCGAGAAGATAAACAAATAACTCAAGACCTGAATTTATACCGTGTCCCTGCTGATATAGAAGACTTGGTGCGGATTTTGGTGGCGATTCTGAGTGGTACAGGAAGATAG
- a CDS encoding type II toxin-antitoxin system RelE/ParE family toxin has product MAFQVRTTKAADAQIEAAYLWLREYNPTYADQWFRGLMNAIASLQEKPRRCALALEYEVFSEEVRQLIYGKSKNLYRILFTIRDDTVYVLYVRHSSQAILTSDEVDEDES; this is encoded by the coding sequence ATGGCATTTCAAGTTAGAACAACTAAAGCTGCTGATGCTCAAATTGAAGCGGCATATCTGTGGCTAAGAGAGTATAACCCAACCTATGCAGATCAGTGGTTTAGAGGATTGATGAATGCCATAGCATCTCTTCAAGAAAAACCCCGTCGGTGCGCTTTGGCTTTGGAATATGAAGTTTTTTCTGAAGAGGTGCGTCAACTTATTTATGGTAAGTCAAAAAACCTTTACCGTATTCTGTTCACAATTCGTGATGATACTGTTTATGTGCTTTATGTGCGTCATAGTTCGCAAGCAATTTTGACGAGTGATGAAGTTGATGAGGACGAATCATAG
- a CDS encoding type II toxin-antitoxin system Phd/YefM family antitoxin produces the protein MLNIMRDIHSLSSFKRNTSEFIQQLKETGQPVVLTVNGKAELVVQDAESYQKLLELLEQLETIAGVRKGLEDLEALRTRPVAEFEQEMQQKYGISS, from the coding sequence ATGCTCAACATCATGCGAGATATTCACTCCCTCTCCAGCTTTAAGCGCAATACTTCTGAATTTATTCAGCAATTGAAGGAGACAGGACAACCTGTGGTTTTAACCGTGAATGGCAAAGCAGAACTTGTTGTTCAAGATGCTGAGTCATACCAGAAACTTTTAGAGCTTTTAGAACAACTAGAAACGATAGCTGGAGTCAGAAAAGGACTAGAAGATTTAGAAGCTCTTAGAACAAGACCTGTTGCAGAATTTGAGCAGGAAATGCAGCAAAAATATGGCATTTCAAGTTAG
- a CDS encoding UPF0175 family protein codes for MHILSLQYPDDLLITSGKSPEALETELTFLLAVKLFELRRLSLGKAASFCNMNKPQFMYELGRLQIPVINLDDDQITDELRDD; via the coding sequence ATGCACATTCTATCCCTTCAGTATCCCGATGACTTACTCATTACCTCCGGCAAATCACCCGAAGCGTTAGAAACTGAATTGACATTTTTACTTGCAGTCAAACTATTTGAACTGCGCCGACTATCTCTTGGTAAAGCTGCCTCTTTTTGCAACATGAACAAACCACAATTCATGTACGAATTAGGGCGTTTGCAGATTCCGGTGATCAATCTAGATGATGACCAAATCACCGACGAATTACGCGATGATTAA
- a CDS encoding DUF3368 domain-containing protein: MINFVIVADSSPLISLSIIAQLELLPQLYQRVLLPPAVWYEVTVQGVGLPGAQAVSQLTWLEIQTPEALILEPLSILVDRGEAEAIALAQSTPDSTVLLDDAQARRVAERLGIPRIGTLGILRKAKKAGLIAEIKVYIEQLRTNGIYIRPSLVDAVLRDVGEID; this comes from the coding sequence ATGATTAATTTCGTCATAGTTGCCGACAGCAGCCCTCTCATCTCCCTGTCAATTATCGCACAACTCGAACTTCTACCCCAACTGTATCAGCGAGTATTACTTCCCCCAGCCGTGTGGTATGAAGTAACAGTCCAAGGTGTGGGTTTACCTGGCGCACAAGCTGTCAGTCAATTGACTTGGCTGGAAATTCAAACTCCTGAAGCCCTTATACTAGAACCATTATCAATCCTAGTTGATCGTGGAGAAGCTGAAGCTATTGCCTTGGCTCAGTCAACTCCGGATAGTACAGTACTTTTGGATGATGCTCAAGCACGACGAGTTGCAGAACGTTTAGGAATTCCCCGCATAGGTACTCTAGGTATTTTGCGTAAGGCGAAAAAAGCAGGCTTGATCGCGGAAATTAAAGTATACATTGAGCAATTACGCACCAATGGAATTTATATCCGACCTAGCCTAGTTGATGCCGTACTACGGGATGTTGGAGAAATAGACTAA
- a CDS encoding DUF2993 domain-containing protein, whose translation MFGGLTGLKNPQGTDWGEQMLNTVASQTIRHLFTRSESVEVFVRCYPSSKLLQGSIDSFKMSGRGLVIKRDFAVEEMSFETDAVAIDFGSVLGGKLTLKQPTQAIAQVILSEAGINHAFKAELVTKRLLNLSLPTLTALSDGKPVSFPEVQVQLLPENRLRILAQADLNNGELIPLNMIVTIAVEKRRRVSFQNPEIALESVPEAQQDISRTLSMALVEILDNMVDLDRFDLDGVKMRLNRLETEGQKLIFSGYAEIERIPRSG comes from the coding sequence ATGTTCGGTGGACTTACTGGTTTAAAAAATCCTCAAGGTACAGATTGGGGAGAGCAAATGCTCAACACAGTCGCTAGCCAAACGATTCGCCACTTATTCACTCGAAGCGAATCGGTAGAAGTCTTTGTGCGCTGCTATCCCTCCAGCAAACTCTTGCAAGGCAGCATTGATAGTTTCAAAATGAGTGGACGGGGCTTAGTGATCAAAAGAGATTTCGCGGTGGAGGAGATGTCATTTGAAACAGATGCAGTTGCTATTGACTTTGGGTCGGTTTTAGGCGGTAAGCTGACGCTCAAACAACCAACTCAGGCGATCGCTCAAGTAATATTATCAGAAGCTGGTATCAACCACGCCTTTAAAGCCGAGTTGGTGACAAAACGCCTACTCAACCTCTCCTTACCCACCTTGACGGCGTTATCCGACGGTAAACCTGTATCTTTTCCCGAAGTGCAAGTCCAATTATTACCAGAAAACCGCCTGCGAATTTTAGCCCAAGCCGATTTAAACAACGGCGAACTCATCCCTTTGAATATGATTGTCACCATAGCCGTGGAAAAACGGCGACGAGTCTCGTTTCAAAACCCAGAAATTGCATTGGAGTCCGTACCTGAAGCGCAACAAGACATCTCCCGCACCTTGAGCATGGCGCTGGTAGAAATTTTAGATAATATGGTCGATTTAGACCGTTTTGACTTAGATGGGGTGAAAATGCGTCTTAACCGCTTAGAAACGGAAGGACAAAAATTAATTTTCAGTGGATATGCAGAAATTGAGCGCATACCACGCAGCGGTTGA
- a CDS encoding calcium-binding protein, producing MLKNRMALPLVKVFNKNLVGTNRNDYLFGGDGDDYIDGGKGNDWLFGGDGNDTLDGGKGNDYLFGGDGNDIINGGDGNDWLFGGDGNNTLNGGNGNDWLFGGDGNDIINGGAGNDRFWGSQGSDSLNGGDGKDIADYSFFGEGITLRFEYDYAPSSPSSLIYQATPALRVVKNGGSGALPIPLTASNPKDTLESVETIIGAEGQTNTINFAFKNAGTNRGAFVPATSAPAITLDLAAQTLSYGQTTLTVRNFSNAIASPNNDTLLGDDKANVLDGFIGSNVLNGRGGNDILRTFENDILTGGDGADQFTLKASWKVIGGRTGVNFQTITASIITDFTPGIDTLAVSRSSFSESIPEASESVLNYFGFSGQGTSTLAPGRLAPERFLVLGSGNFTTNTLFVYDGATGDLFYRGAYPSLGEQVKVATLQGAPTLTASDILAI from the coding sequence ATGCTTAAAAACCGTATGGCACTACCTCTAGTCAAAGTATTCAACAAGAATCTTGTTGGCACTAACCGTAATGATTACCTGTTTGGTGGCGACGGTGATGATTACATCGATGGTGGTAAGGGTAATGACTGGTTATTTGGCGGTGATGGTAACGATACTCTTGATGGTGGTAAGGGGAATGATTACCTGTTTGGTGGCGACGGTAATGACATTATCAATGGCGGTGACGGTAATGACTGGCTATTTGGTGGCGACGGTAATAATACACTCAATGGCGGTAACGGTAACGACTGGCTATTTGGTGGCGACGGTAATGACATTATCAATGGTGGTGCTGGAAATGATAGATTTTGGGGTAGTCAGGGATCTGACAGCTTGAACGGGGGTGATGGCAAGGATATTGCTGACTATAGCTTCTTTGGTGAAGGCATCACCTTACGTTTTGAATATGATTATGCGCCGTCATCGCCATCTTCACTTATCTATCAGGCGACCCCAGCTTTGCGGGTGGTCAAAAATGGTGGTAGTGGCGCGTTGCCCATTCCTCTAACAGCTTCTAATCCTAAAGATACTTTAGAATCAGTTGAAACTATTATTGGTGCTGAAGGTCAGACCAATACCATTAACTTTGCCTTCAAAAATGCTGGGACAAATCGTGGTGCGTTTGTTCCAGCCACCTCAGCCCCAGCCATCACTTTGGATCTGGCTGCACAAACACTCTCCTATGGTCAGACTACACTGACGGTGCGAAACTTTAGCAATGCGATCGCCTCGCCAAACAACGATACTCTGCTGGGAGATGACAAAGCCAATGTGTTAGACGGCTTTATTGGCAGTAATGTACTGAATGGTAGAGGCGGTAACGATATTCTCAGAACTTTTGAGAATGATATCCTCACAGGGGGTGACGGTGCTGATCAATTTACTTTAAAAGCAAGCTGGAAGGTTATAGGCGGTCGTACAGGAGTGAATTTTCAAACGATTACGGCTAGTATCATTACCGACTTTACACCAGGAATAGACACTCTAGCTGTTAGTCGAAGTTCCTTCAGTGAGTCAATTCCAGAGGCTTCAGAGTCAGTACTTAACTACTTCGGATTTTCTGGCCAAGGTACTTCCACCCTAGCTCCTGGTCGGTTAGCACCAGAGCGCTTTTTAGTGTTGGGTAGTGGCAACTTTACCACAAATACGCTATTTGTCTACGATGGTGCTACCGGTGATTTGTTCTATCGGGGAGCTTATCCTAGTTTAGGTGAGCAGGTAAAAGTGGCTACTTTACAAGGTGCGCCCACCCTAACTGCTAGTGACATTTTGGCGATTTAA
- a CDS encoding UDP-glucose dehydrogenase family protein, whose translation MRVCVIGTGYVGLVTGACLAHVGHDVICVDNNEEKVKLMKSGQSPIFEPGLSDIMQSAIQSQKIEFSTDIAAGVAHGEVLFIAVGTPPLPTGESDTRYVEAVARGIGANLNGGYKVIVNKSTVPIGSGDWVRMIVLDGIAERQKTLVPAGGAPDDKLPESIAHFDVVSNPEFLREGSAVYDTFNPDRIVLGSNSQKAIAAMKELYAPIVERQYAADKSLPAVPVLVTDLSSAEMIKYAANAFLATKISFINEVANICDRVGADVTQVAKGIGLDSRIGNKFLQAGIGWGGSCFPKDVAALIHTADDYGYEAQLLKSAVSVNERQRLIALEKLQQVLKILKGKTVGLLGLTFKPDTDDLRDAPALNLIEQLNRLGAKVKAYDPIISQTGMRHGLSGVLVETDAQRLADGCDALVLVTEWQQFSTLDYAKMAQLMIHPVIIDGRNFLDPETMVRAGFQYLGVGR comes from the coding sequence ATGCGTGTTTGCGTAATTGGTACTGGTTACGTTGGTTTGGTGACAGGCGCTTGCTTGGCTCACGTTGGACATGACGTAATTTGCGTAGACAATAACGAAGAGAAAGTTAAGTTAATGAAGTCCGGACAGTCACCGATTTTTGAGCCGGGACTTTCAGACATTATGCAATCGGCTATTCAGAGCCAGAAAATTGAATTTAGTACGGATATCGCCGCTGGTGTCGCCCACGGAGAAGTTCTATTTATTGCTGTCGGTACTCCACCTTTACCCACCGGCGAAAGCGATACCCGTTATGTAGAGGCTGTGGCTCGCGGTATTGGTGCTAATCTCAACGGTGGTTATAAGGTAATTGTCAATAAATCTACAGTTCCCATTGGTTCTGGTGACTGGGTGCGAATGATTGTCCTTGATGGGATTGCGGAACGCCAAAAAACCCTGGTTCCTGCGGGTGGAGCGCCTGATGATAAATTACCTGAGTCGATCGCACACTTTGATGTCGTCAGCAATCCAGAGTTTTTACGAGAAGGCTCGGCAGTTTATGACACCTTTAACCCCGATCGCATTGTCTTAGGTAGCAATAGTCAAAAAGCGATCGCTGCGATGAAAGAATTATACGCCCCGATTGTCGAACGTCAGTACGCTGCTGACAAATCTTTACCTGCCGTCCCTGTGCTAGTGACAGACCTCAGCTCGGCAGAAATGATCAAATATGCTGCTAACGCTTTTCTAGCAACCAAGATTAGTTTTATTAACGAAGTTGCTAACATTTGCGATCGCGTCGGTGCTGACGTTACCCAAGTAGCAAAAGGTATAGGTTTAGACTCCCGCATCGGCAACAAATTTTTACAAGCCGGGATCGGTTGGGGTGGTTCCTGCTTCCCCAAAGATGTCGCCGCTTTGATTCACACTGCTGATGATTATGGTTACGAAGCCCAATTACTTAAATCTGCTGTCAGCGTCAACGAACGTCAGCGCCTGATTGCTTTAGAGAAACTCCAACAAGTTCTTAAAATCCTCAAAGGTAAAACTGTTGGACTACTAGGTTTAACCTTCAAACCTGACACCGACGATTTACGCGACGCTCCAGCCCTCAACTTAATCGAGCAGCTGAACCGATTGGGCGCCAAAGTCAAAGCTTATGACCCCATTATTTCCCAAACAGGTATGCGTCATGGTCTTTCTGGCGTGCTAGTGGAAACTGATGCTCAAAGATTGGCTGATGGCTGCGATGCTTTAGTACTCGTAACTGAATGGCAACAATTCAGCACTCTGGACTACGCGAAGATGGCACAATTAATGATCCATCCCGTCATCATCGATGGTCGCAACTTCCTTGACCCCGAAACAATGGTCAGGGCTGGGTTCCAATATCTAGGCGTGGGACGATAA
- a CDS encoding UDP-glucuronic acid decarboxylase family protein, producing the protein MRILVTGGAGFIGSHLIDRLISEGNEIICLDNFYTGHKRNILKWMDHPYFELIRHDITEPIRLEVDQIYHLACPASPVHYQYNPVKTVKTNVMGTLNMLGLAKRVKARFFLASTSEVYGDPEVHPQTEEYRGSVNPIGLRSCYDEGKRIAETLAFDYYRQNKVDIRVVRIFNTYGPRMLENDGRVVSNFIVQALRGESLTVYGDGSQTRSFCYVSDLVEGFIRLMNSDYIGPLNLGNPGEYTILELAQAVQKLVNPDAQIKFEPLPSDDPRRRQPDITKAKTLLNWEPTIPLQEGLKLTIEDFRNRITGDVK; encoded by the coding sequence ATGAGAATTTTAGTGACTGGTGGTGCCGGATTTATCGGTTCCCATTTGATTGATCGGTTAATTAGCGAAGGAAACGAAATTATTTGCCTGGATAACTTTTATACAGGGCACAAGCGCAATATCCTCAAATGGATGGATCATCCATACTTTGAACTGATCCGCCACGATATCACTGAACCAATTCGCTTAGAGGTTGATCAAATTTATCATCTCGCCTGTCCAGCTTCACCTGTACACTATCAGTACAATCCCGTCAAAACGGTGAAAACTAATGTGATGGGAACCCTGAATATGTTGGGTTTAGCTAAACGTGTAAAAGCGAGGTTTTTCCTAGCCTCCACCAGTGAAGTCTACGGTGATCCAGAAGTTCACCCCCAAACAGAAGAATACAGAGGTAGTGTCAATCCCATCGGCCTGCGTTCATGCTACGACGAAGGCAAACGCATTGCAGAAACTTTGGCATTTGACTACTACAGACAAAATAAAGTTGATATTCGCGTTGTCAGAATTTTCAATACCTACGGCCCTCGAATGTTAGAAAACGATGGCCGAGTGGTAAGCAACTTTATTGTACAAGCATTGCGTGGCGAATCTTTGACAGTGTATGGTGATGGTTCTCAAACCCGTAGTTTCTGCTATGTCTCTGACTTAGTAGAAGGATTTATCCGCTTGATGAATAGCGATTATATTGGGCCGCTGAATTTAGGTAATCCCGGCGAATACACCATCTTGGAATTAGCGCAAGCTGTACAAAAGCTTGTTAATCCTGATGCACAGATTAAGTTTGAACCGCTACCTTCTGACGATCCACGTCGCCGTCAACCGGATATTACCAAAGCGAAAACGTTGTTAAATTGGGAACCTACCATTCCTTTACAAGAAGGGTTAAAACTGACAATAGAAGACTTTCGCAACCGGATTACAGGTGATGTTAAGTAA
- a CDS encoding cation:proton antiporter — MEFISQVLALEPTFQVLDKEPIAPFAILLVVILAVPILFERLRLPGLVGLVFSGVVLGPSGWNLFQTESSVISLLSEIGLIYLIFVAGLEVDIEQFHRWKNRSLGFGGFTFFVSLLAGTLIGQVFNFSWLTSILIGSLFASYSLLAYPLINRLGVVSNQAVTVAIGAKIFTDVGALLILTLGVASAHDAGFNLAKLLTLSGWLTVYSVVVLVGFDWAGKEFFRRSGGDEGNQFLFVLLTVFLAAVGAQLIGVEKIIGAFLAGLAVNEVVGEGPVKEKVVFVGSVLFIPIFFVNLGLLIDLPAFINSTVTLRLTLFVVFGLIVSKFLAAWLTKLAYRYNWQETLTIWSLSVPQVGVTLAATLVGYRAGLLPPEVLNSVVVLMLVTSTLGPLITSRFAAGLTASVATEPTPVTIPEPSIEATDNDFTIVVPVYNPQTQQYLIELAALLARQADGKIIPLAIATAAAHMDAPQLEASLQRSERLLAKATAQSRVMGVEASPLLRIDDAFAQGISRAAREQKASLIVMGWGKRTGLRARLFGNVIDNVLWASHCPVAVTRLVESPKKIQRILVPLENLSSPALQPVQLAQILAEANQAQVTVLNVCDRRTSSSKIAARRAHLTSLVSKLSLPNPPEIQIIAHENIAQAILQSARLYDLVVLPFIRNRTSPGGLAISDVTTQLASQLTCSIVMLGEPQRTQTLALPTGVASTTATV; from the coding sequence ATGGAATTTATCTCGCAAGTTCTGGCGCTGGAACCTACTTTCCAAGTTCTGGATAAAGAACCAATTGCACCCTTTGCAATTTTGCTGGTGGTTATTTTAGCCGTCCCGATTTTGTTTGAACGGCTCAGGCTACCAGGATTGGTGGGTTTAGTTTTTTCTGGCGTAGTACTTGGCCCTTCGGGCTGGAATCTATTTCAAACAGAATCATCTGTGATTAGCCTGTTATCAGAGATTGGCTTAATTTATCTGATATTTGTGGCTGGATTAGAAGTTGATATTGAGCAATTCCACCGTTGGAAAAATCGCTCCTTGGGTTTCGGTGGTTTCACCTTCTTTGTGTCGCTGTTAGCAGGAACGTTAATCGGGCAGGTTTTTAACTTTAGTTGGCTGACATCAATACTAATTGGCTCTTTGTTCGCTTCCTACAGTCTTTTGGCATATCCTTTGATCAATCGTTTGGGAGTAGTTAGCAATCAAGCCGTCACCGTCGCCATTGGGGCGAAAATTTTTACTGATGTGGGCGCACTGCTGATCTTAACCCTGGGTGTAGCATCTGCTCACGATGCAGGCTTTAACTTAGCAAAACTACTAACTTTGTCTGGCTGGTTGACTGTATACTCTGTCGTAGTGTTAGTGGGTTTTGATTGGGCAGGTAAAGAATTTTTTCGCCGCTCTGGTGGTGATGAAGGCAATCAATTTTTATTTGTACTACTGACAGTGTTTCTCGCGGCTGTAGGTGCTCAATTAATTGGGGTAGAAAAAATTATTGGTGCTTTTTTAGCAGGTTTAGCTGTTAATGAAGTTGTGGGAGAGGGGCCAGTTAAAGAAAAGGTAGTATTTGTTGGCAGTGTTTTATTTATCCCCATTTTCTTTGTCAATTTGGGCTTGTTAATTGATCTACCCGCCTTCATCAACAGTACAGTTACTTTGAGGTTAACGCTGTTTGTTGTTTTTGGCTTGATTGTCAGCAAATTCCTCGCTGCATGGTTGACAAAACTAGCATATCGGTATAACTGGCAGGAAACGCTGACTATCTGGTCGTTGTCAGTTCCCCAAGTGGGTGTGACATTAGCGGCGACATTGGTAGGCTATCGGGCGGGGTTGTTACCGCCAGAAGTCTTAAACAGTGTGGTGGTGCTGATGCTGGTGACATCAACTCTGGGGCCGTTAATTACCAGTCGCTTTGCTGCGGGTTTAACTGCGTCTGTAGCCACGGAACCGACGCCAGTCACCATACCAGAGCCGAGTATAGAAGCAACGGACAATGATTTTACAATTGTCGTACCTGTTTATAATCCGCAAACTCAACAGTATTTGATTGAATTAGCAGCTTTATTAGCTCGTCAAGCCGATGGTAAGATTATTCCTTTGGCGATCGCCACTGCAGCCGCGCACATGGATGCTCCACAATTAGAAGCTTCTCTACAACGCAGTGAGCGTTTACTCGCAAAAGCTACCGCCCAAAGCCGAGTCATGGGTGTGGAAGCTTCGCCATTACTCCGCATTGATGATGCTTTCGCTCAAGGAATCAGCCGCGCTGCTAGGGAACAAAAGGCGAGTTTAATTGTCATGGGCTGGGGTAAAAGAACGGGGTTGCGCGCGCGGTTATTTGGTAACGTTATTGATAATGTGCTTTGGGCTTCCCATTGTCCCGTCGCTGTGACTCGGTTAGTGGAATCACCCAAGAAAATTCAGCGCATCTTAGTTCCCCTAGAAAACCTCTCTTCTCCGGCGCTACAGCCTGTACAGTTAGCTCAGATTTTAGCAGAAGCCAATCAAGCCCAGGTGACTGTGTTGAATGTATGCGATCGCCGCACCAGTTCCAGCAAAATCGCCGCTAGACGAGCACATCTGACCTCATTGGTGTCTAAATTATCTCTACCAAATCCCCCAGAAATTCAAATTATTGCCCATGAAAACATTGCCCAAGCTATCTTACAATCTGCAAGATTATATGATTTAGTAGTTTTGCCTTTTATCCGTAATCGTACTAGTCCAGGAGGATTAGCCATTAGCGATGTTACTACCCAATTAGCTAGTCAACTTACTTGCTCAATCGTCATGCTGGGAGAACCGCAACGCACTCAAACACTAGCTCTACCCACTGGAGTAGCTAGCACTACCGCTACTGTTTGA
- a CDS encoding HAS-barrel domain-containing protein — protein MRLPLPQFATDDRHPNHIAEVIETTSTEFLAQCLEPADLSFPPMPPFGSWVCAKDEESGNQVYGVIYLATTMPIDSVHRAVALGLSLQDLREEQPQIFAMLKTEFRAAIVGFETPAHIRGSSSKVYQYLPPRPPQIHQAVYRCEPEAIVKFTEELEFLRTLLAVTSAPVESLTAAAIREVYQLRKADRQWLIQAGRTLSVLLKDDYDRLRFILSQIHP, from the coding sequence ATGCGCCTTCCTTTACCACAATTTGCCACCGACGATCGCCACCCTAACCACATCGCGGAGGTGATAGAAACTACTTCTACTGAGTTTCTGGCACAGTGTTTAGAACCAGCAGATTTAAGTTTTCCACCAATGCCGCCTTTTGGTAGCTGGGTATGTGCTAAAGATGAAGAATCGGGGAATCAAGTTTATGGTGTCATCTACTTGGCAACCACAATGCCCATCGATTCTGTACACAGGGCTGTAGCCTTGGGATTATCTTTGCAAGATTTACGAGAAGAACAACCCCAGATATTCGCCATGCTCAAAACAGAATTTAGGGCGGCGATCGTCGGTTTTGAAACGCCTGCTCACATTAGAGGTTCTAGCTCTAAAGTATATCAATATTTACCACCAAGACCGCCGCAAATACATCAGGCAGTCTATCGCTGTGAACCAGAAGCGATCGTTAAATTTACTGAAGAACTAGAATTTTTGCGGACTCTACTAGCCGTCACCAGTGCACCAGTGGAGTCATTAACTGCAGCAGCTATTCGAGAAGTTTATCAGTTACGCAAAGCTGATCGCCAATGGTTGATCCAAGCAGGACGTACCCTGAGTGTACTACTAAAAGACGATTACGATCGCTTGCGGTTCATTTTGAGCCAAATCCACCCATAG
- a CDS encoding NAD(P)H dehydrogenase subunit NdhS: MILPGATVRVTNPADTYYRYEGLVQRVSDGKVAVLFEGGNWDKLVTFRLPELELVETVGKKKGK, encoded by the coding sequence ATGATCCTGCCTGGAGCAACTGTCAGAGTAACAAATCCCGCAGATACCTATTACCGTTATGAAGGTCTTGTACAGCGAGTAAGTGATGGTAAGGTAGCTGTGCTGTTTGAAGGTGGTAATTGGGATAAATTAGTTACCTTTCGCCTACCCGAATTGGAACTGGTAGAAACTGTCGGTAAGAAAAAAGGGAAATAA